In Aedes albopictus strain Foshan chromosome 3, AalbF5, whole genome shotgun sequence, the genomic window TttcgcttctgaagaaattagaTAAACTGAATGTTCTTCATATAACTCGAATAGATTTGACCGGAATCGATTGGACCACATGTGAAGGTAGCAATGTGAACTACATTCACCTAAAAAGATGCAGTATCGACGGAACGGGAGCCGAAAAATTAGTGCGAACCTTCAAACATCTGTGAAGATTCTTTCTCGACTATTGCTATCTCCGACAACCACGTGCTGATTTGTTCAACATCGATAAATCCAGTACCGATGGACTGCATTGGCTGGCTCGATACTGCAAGATTTCCTATTACGATGTTCATATTGAAGAGCTGCGCGAAGGAGCAAGGGTGTCATCTGAGATTTCCTAATACACTCTCTTTATAaatcattaaataaatatttattccTAAGATTACCTCTTTTTTCCTAAGATGGCTCTTTTACATTTACCTGATGGATAGTGTTATTGACTTACATATTCACTAATGCTGTGTAGATTCGTGTCACATGTGTAGATGCTTGAGCGATGACGACggagtacatacatacatttatttgttcaacatcattaagacaagacataatcgacaatagtacgccacaatactcggtttgtggctgccgctcttcatcctcggtcgcgcccaatgctcgccaagtcacgctccacctggtccgcccatcgtgctctctgcgcgctccacgccttcttgtgccaaccggatcagttgcaaacaccagctttgcagggttgttgtccggcattcttgcaacatgccctgcccaccgaatCCTAcctgctttggccaccttctggatgctgagctcctgcacaccgccgaagatcgttcttagcacgcgtcgctcgaaaactccgagtgcttgcaggtcctcctcgagcatagtccatgtctcgtgctcgtagaggatcaccggtcttattagcgttttgtacatggtgcatttggtgcgtgggtgaatctttttcgaccgcagtttcttctggagcccgtagtaggcccgacttccgctgatgatgcgcctccgaatttcacggctcacgttgttgtcagccgtcagtaaggatccgaggtagacgaattcctccaccacctcgaaagtatccccgtctatcgtaacattactacccagacggatccggtcgtgttcggttccgcctaccagcatgtactttgttttgaaggcattcaccatcagtccgacctttgctgctacgcgtttcaggcgggtgtacagctctgccaccgttccaaatgttctggcgatttgtccatgtcgtccgcaaagcacacaaattgaccggattttgtgaaaatcgttccccggctcggctcgtcgcatcataccttccagagcgatgttgaagagtaggcattagagtccatcaccttgtcgcagtccccggcgagattcgaatgaactggattcttttaggattttcaggaggaatccgtggagcaattcctataggaattctggaggaaatattgagggaattttggcagacattcctagagcatttttcccagaagaaatttcaggagcaatctctggaggaattcctggaggtaattctgaaggaattgctggaggaattgtttgaggaatttctggatgtataTATGAggcctcctggagaaatttccggaaggaatgtctgaaggaactcctagaggaatttctgatggaattcctgtagggatttctggagggattttttgagaattttttttataatttcgtgaagaaattggaggagttcctgcagatattcctggaaaaatcctggagaaattcatggaggaatccgtgaaggatttcatggagatcTCTCGCAGAATTCATCgacgaactcctgcagaaattcttggaagagttccgggaggaattcctttaggattttctggaggaaaccgtggatgaaatcctggaagaaattcctgcaggcatcttggaggaatatctggaggaattcctggaagattttttttggggaattcctggaggaaatcacctaagaatccttgaaggaatctctgcaacaaGGGTTCCGATCGGAATTTTCTATCCAGGAATTCTGACTCAATCTATGGAGTCTTCaccaattctagcatcactaatcGACCAAGATTGAAATACTTTTACAacgtcattattattttttttaattgttaattTTCTCGATCGTGTACCATGATTCTATTTTACACCATGATCATAtgcaccatcattgtagtgccccccttaagcaagaaccctgcgcacgctacccgagcaaaggcggataacaaaataataacaagttctgttacctggttatcattcgtttgataattgaatttgttattatttaggttgaattaagagccaacattattgttctatgagcacttccacagttatttactgagagcttcctctgccaatgaccattttgcatgcgtgtatcgtgtggcaggcacgaagatactctatgcccaaggaagtcaaggaaatttcctttacggaaagatcctggaccgatcgggaatcgaacccgtcaccctcagcatgtgttatacaaaattttattcaatactacatttagttatcaacattaaaaaatacagctgattgataacaggttttatTATCATtcagttatcattcagagctattttaccgaccaaaatagtaaaaatctactttaccgacatagttagccattgaaaaaagtttcttataattataattcaacggtgaccaaaacccttaagattaagaagaaaaaaaaattataattcatgttttcaactattgcgctcagtgggtctcgaaccctgatcgagtgattaccggtcaCAGCCGATACCCCAGTACCAACAGGACTCAATGAGAGGGAGAatggttgaaggctacgctttcgtactgccaagggcgtagccagaggggggcagccCCTAGGCCCCTagccgacagattttttttttcattcgagccgactcaaagattatcaataattcaagagttccagaaaaaaaatataaaaaaaactattgtcTAGACTATTataataattgaggtttttattcacaattatcaaacctttttctcttgagaatcacaggaaatttcgccaagtatttctccaagagatctacagtcaggtttttttttacgcggtttttttttacgcggttttcatttacgaggttttttttacgcggatttttgaattaacgcggttttttttacgcggatttttgaattaacgcggttttttttacgcggatttttgaattaacgcggtttatttttacgcggttttttgaattaacgcggttttcatttacgtggatttttaattttaagcctgaatttttccaagcattattatagagtttttttttacatatttctgtagttttggtgcttaacagcattaaaaaggtagaatatgatgcagagtaattttctggatatccaaggacatccaaactgttctgagtttagatcctaaagcctacgtctgtaacggtaacttcttgcattatacaaagcaacgatttgtaatctattatgcccagtaagtcttttaaaagttcaataggcagtttcagatcagtcgggatatcctaggtcatccaaactgttctggagtttagatcccatattctacgggtgcagtggtaacttcttgcattatacaaagcaacgatttgtaatctattaagcccagtaagtcttttgaaagttcaatagacagtttcagatcagtcgggatatcctaggtcatccaaactattctggagttcagatcctaaagtctacgggtgcagcggtagcttcttgcatcatacaaatcaacgatttgtaatctattatgcccagtaagtcttttaaaagttcaatagacagtttcagatcagtcgggatatcctaggtcatccaaactattctagagtttagatcctaaagtctacgggtgcagcggtagcttcttgcatcatacaaatcaacgatgttgaaagtcttttgaaagttcaacaaacagtttcaaatcagtcgggatatcctaggtcatttaaaatattctggagtttagatcctaaagtctacgggtgtaccggtaacttcattaataatacaaagctacgacttgtaatctttcatgacttactgaacatctcaaagtttaattgacagcatcagatctgttgagatgtctaaggacatccaaaccgttcttgagattacatgaacttttttcattgtacaaatctacgatttgtgaTCTACATATTATGTCTATTATCTATTGTGTCTATTATCTattgtgacctttaactatcaaccctcgagcaatcgcgctgttgtattttgtacaacatgttgaaataatctcgcttttcgtgttcagtaaTTAGCGTAGtgttgacggtggtgggcaaccgcgcgagttacggaaggttaagtgaacatgatttactgcctgtacttcgacacttatgcgacaactgtgagatggagtcttaacaaccagtgttgcaaaacatcatctcattcatttgaacattaaccaacaaatctttccAAACATTGTTCCTtttattcatgttcaaaacgatttaattcaatcaggacacctatcaaatgagaagcgaatccttgttagttgaatacattgtcactcgaatgagtagctgggcacgaaacacaagaaaaccctgcaaaattccgccagactgaaaaaatatcgaatgtcgggtcaaagttgggtcaatttttatcgaatgttgagccactgttggaccaacatcgaccaagtattgggtccatgttgggtttggtggccaaaataaaaataggtgaatgataggttgatgtcgggtttgacgtcatcaatgatggtgaaagctttaaacctttaacctttcaggacgcgcgccatcaagcaacctaaactgcaccgcgctcacgctgcatacgacaagcgaggttttttggtagtgttgtactttttacaacagcgcgcacgctgaagggttaaacaatagcttggcagtttgtgtaacttgtagaaattttgagtgacaggccaaaatcttaaaatgttgtcttaaaataattcgttgagttcattttctaatataaaattaagaaggaaattattgagttaaatttataaaacatggttttcatttacgcggatttttgaattaacgcggttttattttacgcggatttttgaattaacgcggtttatttttacgcggatttttgaattaacgcggtttatttttacgcggatttttgaattaacgcggtttatttttacgcggtttttttttacgcggtatgtatcccccttATGTAtcatcttatcatagaatttaaccaaaaaaaaaagcttggttgattggttaaattttgtgatgtttattcatggaatacaaaaacagcatgctaagtttccggtagggaaaaagaaggactttgtagaattatatgctgctatagagtgcagctatgtgctactgctacacgaattttcacttgtattcaattcaaacaaacgtcatgtaaagaaatcccaggtattattctcttaaatacctgggatttctttacaaattctttcaaggacatctccagaaattccttcaggcatttattcaggaacttttccaaggattctttcggatattcctcAAGGGACATGCGCAGGAGTTTCTTTTTcgcgaattcttccatggacatcttgcagggttcagatagttttgtttatggtttgttccaagaaatgattcaagaattcctcccacgattccttcagattttttttacagatacttctgcaaggatacatcgatgaattccttcaggaattttccatagcttccttcagtggattgctccagagagtttttcaagaattcctgtatgggtttcaccagacattcctccgggaatttctcctgggatatctttagaagtttcttgagtGATTGATCCAGTGCTTctttcgatgatttctccaggaatttccaggagttccttaaatcattgtacaaaacattcttttgggggtccatccaaaaattccaacaataattcgcccaaaaaatattgcagacatggatgccttcattttttttcctacagaacttcttccaggaatttgttaagaaagctttcctggaatttcctaaggaattcatcttgggattgcttccggtattcctccaggtattcattcaagcattcctccaaggatttactcgggaatatcttctgtgtttctttcagaaacaactccaggaattattctaaaaaatcctccaaaggttcccccaggaacactttttagaattccttcaggagtttttcttgaaattctttcaggaactactccaaaaaataatccaatacttcctccaggaactgtttaggaattcctcaggatttctcctgaggtttcttcaggaactgctacagggattccccgaagagttcttccacgaactcttctttgaattccttcaggatttctccaagcattccatctgcaatttcttaaaaaaaaattactgggatttctccatgaatttcttcagagattcctctaagaattcttccagggatcctctgggaattgttgcagtgattcctctaaaaattcatccaaggattaattcagaaatgcgtatagagatttctccagaaattcctccaggagttccttctagagattcctccaggagtatttctagagattcctctgtaATTTTtctagaatatcctccaggaattccaccaagagtttctgcagggcttaattcgggagttccttctgtgactctttctggaacaacttatttcaaacaacctccaaagattctcccacgaactcttttaagggttcctccggcaattcctctttgtatttttctaggaattgattcagtacttcttccaggaactgctcagggattcccttagtaattcctcttgaaatttcttccgggtttccctctggagtttcttcagaaactcttctaaggattcctcccgaatttgttcaagaactccatctgcgacTTCCCaaagaattatttctggtattcctatacgaattccctaagaaattcatccacgaactaaaactcctccagaaacttttttagtcatttttccagggatttcttcagaaatttgttcgaggatttctgcaggaattcctccacagatttctctagaaatccctccgggaatttctcgggtgattttttctgaaatttatcccagagctcctctagagattcccccagaaattcatccataaattgttgaaggaaattctacagagattcctcctagaattccttcaaggattccgccagcaattcccaaaggagaatctccagcaattcctccaggattttatttaggaatttctacaagaactattgtaggaaattctccaggaattaccccgagaatttcttaaggaatatctccagcaatttctctaggaattgatccaggaattgctcccggacatccttcagaagttatgtcaacaatttctctatgagtttttccagaaattctactggagattttttcagaaattcttcccggaaattctccaggaatacccccaggaatttttcagggattcctccaggaaatcgtccgaagattcctccaggaaatcccacagaagttcctctaaagattcttcctggaaatcctctagggatttcttcataaattcttccagaaaattcctggaggaataccattagtattttttcagggattccctcagcgaCTTCTTTACaaagttcttctaggatttctccaaagatttcttcaggaattccttcgaggattcatccaagaattcatccagaaattccgctagaaattcctccaggattttctcaagggtttttttttttcagaaatagaaaaataatagaatagaaataggaattagagattcctccagaatttcctaaaggcatacctctaggaatttctccaggcattcctccaggattttatctaggaatttctccaggaacttctctaggaattaccccaggaatttctccaggaattgctcctggacatcttgcagaaattatgtcagcgattcctctaggtatttccccagaaatttctcccgagattccatcaggaattgcttgagggattcctccagagatttctccatggaatcacttcaggaaattctttgaagattccactaggaaatcttgcagaagtttctccaaagattcatccaggaaatcccctaggaatttcttcagaaattctccaagaatattctccaggaataccttcaggaatttttcagggattccgccaggaattacaccaggaattaatcaaggaactccatcataaattatgtcagcaattcatccaggagttactccaggaaatccttcagggattccttcagaaattcttcctggattttttctaggaataccttctggaatttttccagaaattccaccaagaaatcttgcagttttccctccaggaatcgctacagatatttctctaggaattccgttaAAAACTCgtgcaggaactttttcagggatttttcctgggatttctccaggcattcctccagagatttctcttgaaatccctccgggaatttctcaggggattttttcagaaatttcacccagagctcctctatagattcccccagaaattcatccagaagttgttaaattcctccagagattccctcaaggattccgccagtaattcccaaaggagatcctccaacaattccttcaggcatttctccaggattttatccaggaatttctccaagaactattccaggaaattcttcagaaattatcccaagaattttttttaaggaatatctccagaaatttctctaggaattgatccagcaattgctcctggatatccttcagaaattatgtcaacaatttctccagaaattcttctggagattgtttcagaaattcttccaggaaattctccgaagattcctctaggaaatcctccacaaggattcttcctggaaattctcttgggatttcttcatcaattcttccatgaaattcctgtaggaatatcatcagtagtttttcagggattcccccagggacttctttacaaacttcttctaggattcccccagagatttcttcaggcattccttcaaggatttatccaataattcatccagaaattccggtaaaaattcctccaggattttctcaagggattttttcagaaatagaatagaaatagtcatttcatcaggaactccgccaggaatttctccaggaattgctcctggacatctttcataaattatgtcagcaattcctctaggtatttctccaggaatgtctcccgagattccatcaggaattgcttaagggattcctccagagatttctccataaaaaattctttgaagattcgtccaggaaatcgtccagaagtttctccaaagattcttccaggaaatcctctagggatttcttcggaaattcttcaagaatattctccaggaattcattcaggaatttttcagggattcctccaggtgaataccagggattcttccagggatttcttcacaaatttgttcaaggataaccccagggattccttcagatattcctttgagaatttctccaggaactgcactagcaattccgctagaaattcctccaggaatctctcaaggggttctttcagaaataggaaaataacagaaatagaaacagaaatctctcagaattcttctggagattcctctagatattcatccagtaattctttcaagaattcctctagagattactccagaaatttccacaggaataccactaggaactcctccatttattcctccgggatgttatctaggaatttccccaggaaatttcttcaggaatacctccaggaaataccccaggaatttcttccggaatactcctggcatccttcaggaattatgccagcaattcgtccaggaatttctcctggaaatcctcttgggatttcttcagagattctttcaggaaattctccaggaatactttgaggaaattttcagggattcctcc contains:
- the LOC109422264 gene encoding uncharacterized protein LOC109422264 isoform X7: MNISELPPEMMDKIFAYLTFRERLQMRPMPDSTDVTTKNPISLLKKLDKLNVLHITRIDLTGIDWTTCEGSNVNYIHLKRCSIDGTGAEKLVRTFKHL